A single region of the Serinus canaria isolate serCan28SL12 chromosome 1, serCan2020, whole genome shotgun sequence genome encodes:
- the GPR156 gene encoding probable G-protein coupled receptor 156 isoform X1 codes for MEPGFNCSKLCDGSSSFGSQEQQQRALQELCTVTVTSFDRSMKSSPSFSAGLLGVVWTFLTGGVLLALFFFIFTIRFRKNRIVKMSSPNLNIVTLLGSGLTYTSAYLFGIQEQSLPSGDSMEKLIQVRLCLLCVGTSLVFGPVLGKSWRLYKVFTQRVPDKRVIIKDLQLLAMVAALVLADTVLLLTWVFSDPVQCFRSLSISLRATEKGMTCSVSRVQSCASLYSDLWLVLILGFKSILLLYGTYLAGLTDNVSSSPVNQSLTLIVGVNLVFLAAGTICLVHRFFRAWHNLLFGFTSGGIFVCTTTINCFIFVPQLKQWKAFEEESQTMSHMAKYFTSPSRSCRSVYSEEQLYQLIGEKNSMKRLLTEKNAVIESLQEQVSSAKEKLMRLMSAESGCDPRVLPAAPCTWSPGQPGDAPGDCCPLDPERDGWQPPCLLGTSPPGSIAQALQKHATQEPVCTQVLLFNGGDSIECGPKDVQECGTPAGQGQPPEQLPGQANSAGVAWESSPKISYVNSEKLWEILQELSLDGKNYNPALSAGPPLGNRGTSGEQGETWVGQEGYPGIHTPLSPYLARHQRRIPLPPASTRFPGHLSPRASCRVKEVGSWGRGESAQNSLGKGGDMAGRGLFHGQAPSPAAIPREASFQPEGWQAWPESQSASSCIPQERRRRRQGTPRGPAEPSLRSLYYYPDSDSSSSSSEEVFHGCHRPCCEVCFQSPRGSLDSSSTDTDTEPSDCEDHQHHGGPQPVVNFKEDLKPTFV; via the exons ACATCATTTGACCGCAGTATGAAGAGCTCACCATCCTTCTCTGCTGGTCTCCTGGGAGTTGTTTGGACATTCCTGACTGGAGGAGTCCTGCTAGCactcttctttttcatcttcacTATTCGCTTCAGGAAAAACAG GATTGTGAAGATGTCCAGCCCCAATCTCAACATTGTGACCCTGCTGGGCAGTGGCTTGACTTACACAAGTGCTTACCTCTTTGGGAttcaggagcagagcctgccatCTGGAGACTCAATGGAAAAGCTAATTCAG gtgaggctgtgcctgctgtgcgTGGGGACCTCCCTGGTGTTCGGCCCTGTCCTGGGGAAGAGCTGGCGGCTCTACAAGGTGTTCACCCAGCGGGTGCCCGACAAGCGGGTG ATTATCAAAGACCTGCAGTTGCTGGCGATGGTGGCAGCATTGGTGCTGGCAGACACTGTCTTGCTCTTGACCTGGGTGTTCTCTGACCCAGTCCAGTGCTTCCGAAGCCTCAGCATCTCACTGCGG GCAACAGAGAAAGGCATGACGTGCTCCGTGAGCCGGGTGCAGTCCTGTGCATCGCTCTATTCCGATCTTTGGCTCGTTCTCATTTTAGGGTTCAAG agtATCCTCCTGCTATACGGGACCTACTTGGCCGGTCTGACCGACAACGTCAGCTCCTCACCAGTGAACCAGTCCTTGACACTCATTGTCGGGGTCAATCttgttttcctggctgctggtaCCATCTGCTTAGTTCACCGTTTCTTCCGTGCTTGGCACAATTTGTTGTTTGGCTTTACCTCTGGAGGCATCTTCGTGTGTACAACCACGATCAACTGCTTCATCTTTGTCCCACAG CTCAAGCAGTGGAAAGCCTTTGAAGAGGAAAGCCAAACCATGAGCCACATGGCAAAATATTTCACCAGCCCGAGCAGGAGCTGCCGCTCAGTGTACAGCGAGGAGCAGCTCTACCAGCTCATAGGGGAGAAAAACTCCATGAAGCGTCTGCTCACCGAG AAAAACGCCGTGATCGAAAGCCTGCAGGAGCAAGTGAGCAGCGCCAAGGAGAAGCTGATGAGGCTGATGTCTGCGGAGAGCGGCTGCGACCCCcgtgtgctgccagcagctccctgcacctggagcccagggcagcctggggatGCACCAGGGGACTGTTGCCCCCTGGATCCAGAGAGGGATGGATGGCAGCCCCCCTGTTTGCTGGGTACATCACCTCCTGGCAGCATTGCTCAGGCCCTCCAGAAACATGCAACCCAGGAGCCCGTTTGCACTCAGGTGCTGCTTTTTAATGGAGGGGACAGCATTGAATGTGGCCCGAAAGATGTCCAGGAGTgtgggacacctgcagggcaggggcagcctccggagcagctgccaggccagGCCAACTCAGCTGGTGTAGCCTGGGAGTCATCCCCCAAAATCAGCTATGTAAACAGCGAGAAGCTGTGGGAAATCTTGCAAGAGTTAAGCCTGGATGGCAAAAACTACAACCCAGCCTTATCTGCAGGACCCCCACTTGGCAACCGGGGCACCTCAGGCGAGCAGGGAGAAACATGGGTGGGCCAGGAGGGCTACCCAGGCATCCACACACCCCTCAGCCCCTACCTGGCAAGGCATCAACGGAGGATCCCATTGCCCCCTGCCTCCACACGCTTCCCTGGACACCTATCCCCTcgtgccagctgcagggtgaAGGAGGTGGGCAGCTGGGGCCGCGGGGAGTCAGCACAAAACTccctgggaaagggaggggacATGGCTGGCAGAGGGCTCTTTCACGGCCAAGCACCATCCCCTGCAGCCATCCCGAGGGAGGCCAGCTTCCAGCCAGAGGGGTGGCAGGCATGGCCCGAGTCCCAGAGTGCTTCATCGTGCATCCCGcaggagcggcggcggcggcggcagggcACCCCGAGGGGCCcggcagagccctccctgcgCTCGCTGTACTATTACCCAGACTctgactccagcagcagcagctctgaggaggtGTTTCATGGCTGCCACCGACCCTGCTGCGAGGTTTGCTTCCAGAGCCCGCGTGGCtccctggacagcagcagcacggaCACGGACACAGAGCCCAGTGACTGTGAGGATCACCAACACCACGGCGGGCCCCAGCCTGTGGTGAATTTCAAAGAGGATCTGAAACCCACTTTTGTGTGA
- the GPR156 gene encoding probable G-protein coupled receptor 156 isoform X2, with protein MLLSNCHQIPCFVSWRIVKMSSPNLNIVTLLGSGLTYTSAYLFGIQEQSLPSGDSMEKLIQVRLCLLCVGTSLVFGPVLGKSWRLYKVFTQRVPDKRVIIKDLQLLAMVAALVLADTVLLLTWVFSDPVQCFRSLSISLRATEKGMTCSVSRVQSCASLYSDLWLVLILGFKSILLLYGTYLAGLTDNVSSSPVNQSLTLIVGVNLVFLAAGTICLVHRFFRAWHNLLFGFTSGGIFVCTTTINCFIFVPQLKQWKAFEEESQTMSHMAKYFTSPSRSCRSVYSEEQLYQLIGEKNSMKRLLTEKNAVIESLQEQVSSAKEKLMRLMSAESGCDPRVLPAAPCTWSPGQPGDAPGDCCPLDPERDGWQPPCLLGTSPPGSIAQALQKHATQEPVCTQVLLFNGGDSIECGPKDVQECGTPAGQGQPPEQLPGQANSAGVAWESSPKISYVNSEKLWEILQELSLDGKNYNPALSAGPPLGNRGTSGEQGETWVGQEGYPGIHTPLSPYLARHQRRIPLPPASTRFPGHLSPRASCRVKEVGSWGRGESAQNSLGKGGDMAGRGLFHGQAPSPAAIPREASFQPEGWQAWPESQSASSCIPQERRRRRQGTPRGPAEPSLRSLYYYPDSDSSSSSSEEVFHGCHRPCCEVCFQSPRGSLDSSSTDTDTEPSDCEDHQHHGGPQPVVNFKEDLKPTFV; from the exons ATGCTGCTCAGTAACTGTCACCAAATCCCCTGCTTTGTTTCCTGGAGGATTGTGAAGATGTCCAGCCCCAATCTCAACATTGTGACCCTGCTGGGCAGTGGCTTGACTTACACAAGTGCTTACCTCTTTGGGAttcaggagcagagcctgccatCTGGAGACTCAATGGAAAAGCTAATTCAG gtgaggctgtgcctgctgtgcgTGGGGACCTCCCTGGTGTTCGGCCCTGTCCTGGGGAAGAGCTGGCGGCTCTACAAGGTGTTCACCCAGCGGGTGCCCGACAAGCGGGTG ATTATCAAAGACCTGCAGTTGCTGGCGATGGTGGCAGCATTGGTGCTGGCAGACACTGTCTTGCTCTTGACCTGGGTGTTCTCTGACCCAGTCCAGTGCTTCCGAAGCCTCAGCATCTCACTGCGG GCAACAGAGAAAGGCATGACGTGCTCCGTGAGCCGGGTGCAGTCCTGTGCATCGCTCTATTCCGATCTTTGGCTCGTTCTCATTTTAGGGTTCAAG agtATCCTCCTGCTATACGGGACCTACTTGGCCGGTCTGACCGACAACGTCAGCTCCTCACCAGTGAACCAGTCCTTGACACTCATTGTCGGGGTCAATCttgttttcctggctgctggtaCCATCTGCTTAGTTCACCGTTTCTTCCGTGCTTGGCACAATTTGTTGTTTGGCTTTACCTCTGGAGGCATCTTCGTGTGTACAACCACGATCAACTGCTTCATCTTTGTCCCACAG CTCAAGCAGTGGAAAGCCTTTGAAGAGGAAAGCCAAACCATGAGCCACATGGCAAAATATTTCACCAGCCCGAGCAGGAGCTGCCGCTCAGTGTACAGCGAGGAGCAGCTCTACCAGCTCATAGGGGAGAAAAACTCCATGAAGCGTCTGCTCACCGAG AAAAACGCCGTGATCGAAAGCCTGCAGGAGCAAGTGAGCAGCGCCAAGGAGAAGCTGATGAGGCTGATGTCTGCGGAGAGCGGCTGCGACCCCcgtgtgctgccagcagctccctgcacctggagcccagggcagcctggggatGCACCAGGGGACTGTTGCCCCCTGGATCCAGAGAGGGATGGATGGCAGCCCCCCTGTTTGCTGGGTACATCACCTCCTGGCAGCATTGCTCAGGCCCTCCAGAAACATGCAACCCAGGAGCCCGTTTGCACTCAGGTGCTGCTTTTTAATGGAGGGGACAGCATTGAATGTGGCCCGAAAGATGTCCAGGAGTgtgggacacctgcagggcaggggcagcctccggagcagctgccaggccagGCCAACTCAGCTGGTGTAGCCTGGGAGTCATCCCCCAAAATCAGCTATGTAAACAGCGAGAAGCTGTGGGAAATCTTGCAAGAGTTAAGCCTGGATGGCAAAAACTACAACCCAGCCTTATCTGCAGGACCCCCACTTGGCAACCGGGGCACCTCAGGCGAGCAGGGAGAAACATGGGTGGGCCAGGAGGGCTACCCAGGCATCCACACACCCCTCAGCCCCTACCTGGCAAGGCATCAACGGAGGATCCCATTGCCCCCTGCCTCCACACGCTTCCCTGGACACCTATCCCCTcgtgccagctgcagggtgaAGGAGGTGGGCAGCTGGGGCCGCGGGGAGTCAGCACAAAACTccctgggaaagggaggggacATGGCTGGCAGAGGGCTCTTTCACGGCCAAGCACCATCCCCTGCAGCCATCCCGAGGGAGGCCAGCTTCCAGCCAGAGGGGTGGCAGGCATGGCCCGAGTCCCAGAGTGCTTCATCGTGCATCCCGcaggagcggcggcggcggcggcagggcACCCCGAGGGGCCcggcagagccctccctgcgCTCGCTGTACTATTACCCAGACTctgactccagcagcagcagctctgaggaggtGTTTCATGGCTGCCACCGACCCTGCTGCGAGGTTTGCTTCCAGAGCCCGCGTGGCtccctggacagcagcagcacggaCACGGACACAGAGCCCAGTGACTGTGAGGATCACCAACACCACGGCGGGCCCCAGCCTGTGGTGAATTTCAAAGAGGATCTGAAACCCACTTTTGTGTGA
- the GPR156 gene encoding probable G-protein coupled receptor 156 isoform X3 yields the protein MEKLIQVRLCLLCVGTSLVFGPVLGKSWRLYKVFTQRVPDKRVIIKDLQLLAMVAALVLADTVLLLTWVFSDPVQCFRSLSISLRATEKGMTCSVSRVQSCASLYSDLWLVLILGFKSILLLYGTYLAGLTDNVSSSPVNQSLTLIVGVNLVFLAAGTICLVHRFFRAWHNLLFGFTSGGIFVCTTTINCFIFVPQLKQWKAFEEESQTMSHMAKYFTSPSRSCRSVYSEEQLYQLIGEKNSMKRLLTEKNAVIESLQEQVSSAKEKLMRLMSAESGCDPRVLPAAPCTWSPGQPGDAPGDCCPLDPERDGWQPPCLLGTSPPGSIAQALQKHATQEPVCTQVLLFNGGDSIECGPKDVQECGTPAGQGQPPEQLPGQANSAGVAWESSPKISYVNSEKLWEILQELSLDGKNYNPALSAGPPLGNRGTSGEQGETWVGQEGYPGIHTPLSPYLARHQRRIPLPPASTRFPGHLSPRASCRVKEVGSWGRGESAQNSLGKGGDMAGRGLFHGQAPSPAAIPREASFQPEGWQAWPESQSASSCIPQERRRRRQGTPRGPAEPSLRSLYYYPDSDSSSSSSEEVFHGCHRPCCEVCFQSPRGSLDSSSTDTDTEPSDCEDHQHHGGPQPVVNFKEDLKPTFV from the exons ATGGAAAAGCTAATTCAG gtgaggctgtgcctgctgtgcgTGGGGACCTCCCTGGTGTTCGGCCCTGTCCTGGGGAAGAGCTGGCGGCTCTACAAGGTGTTCACCCAGCGGGTGCCCGACAAGCGGGTG ATTATCAAAGACCTGCAGTTGCTGGCGATGGTGGCAGCATTGGTGCTGGCAGACACTGTCTTGCTCTTGACCTGGGTGTTCTCTGACCCAGTCCAGTGCTTCCGAAGCCTCAGCATCTCACTGCGG GCAACAGAGAAAGGCATGACGTGCTCCGTGAGCCGGGTGCAGTCCTGTGCATCGCTCTATTCCGATCTTTGGCTCGTTCTCATTTTAGGGTTCAAG agtATCCTCCTGCTATACGGGACCTACTTGGCCGGTCTGACCGACAACGTCAGCTCCTCACCAGTGAACCAGTCCTTGACACTCATTGTCGGGGTCAATCttgttttcctggctgctggtaCCATCTGCTTAGTTCACCGTTTCTTCCGTGCTTGGCACAATTTGTTGTTTGGCTTTACCTCTGGAGGCATCTTCGTGTGTACAACCACGATCAACTGCTTCATCTTTGTCCCACAG CTCAAGCAGTGGAAAGCCTTTGAAGAGGAAAGCCAAACCATGAGCCACATGGCAAAATATTTCACCAGCCCGAGCAGGAGCTGCCGCTCAGTGTACAGCGAGGAGCAGCTCTACCAGCTCATAGGGGAGAAAAACTCCATGAAGCGTCTGCTCACCGAG AAAAACGCCGTGATCGAAAGCCTGCAGGAGCAAGTGAGCAGCGCCAAGGAGAAGCTGATGAGGCTGATGTCTGCGGAGAGCGGCTGCGACCCCcgtgtgctgccagcagctccctgcacctggagcccagggcagcctggggatGCACCAGGGGACTGTTGCCCCCTGGATCCAGAGAGGGATGGATGGCAGCCCCCCTGTTTGCTGGGTACATCACCTCCTGGCAGCATTGCTCAGGCCCTCCAGAAACATGCAACCCAGGAGCCCGTTTGCACTCAGGTGCTGCTTTTTAATGGAGGGGACAGCATTGAATGTGGCCCGAAAGATGTCCAGGAGTgtgggacacctgcagggcaggggcagcctccggagcagctgccaggccagGCCAACTCAGCTGGTGTAGCCTGGGAGTCATCCCCCAAAATCAGCTATGTAAACAGCGAGAAGCTGTGGGAAATCTTGCAAGAGTTAAGCCTGGATGGCAAAAACTACAACCCAGCCTTATCTGCAGGACCCCCACTTGGCAACCGGGGCACCTCAGGCGAGCAGGGAGAAACATGGGTGGGCCAGGAGGGCTACCCAGGCATCCACACACCCCTCAGCCCCTACCTGGCAAGGCATCAACGGAGGATCCCATTGCCCCCTGCCTCCACACGCTTCCCTGGACACCTATCCCCTcgtgccagctgcagggtgaAGGAGGTGGGCAGCTGGGGCCGCGGGGAGTCAGCACAAAACTccctgggaaagggaggggacATGGCTGGCAGAGGGCTCTTTCACGGCCAAGCACCATCCCCTGCAGCCATCCCGAGGGAGGCCAGCTTCCAGCCAGAGGGGTGGCAGGCATGGCCCGAGTCCCAGAGTGCTTCATCGTGCATCCCGcaggagcggcggcggcggcggcagggcACCCCGAGGGGCCcggcagagccctccctgcgCTCGCTGTACTATTACCCAGACTctgactccagcagcagcagctctgaggaggtGTTTCATGGCTGCCACCGACCCTGCTGCGAGGTTTGCTTCCAGAGCCCGCGTGGCtccctggacagcagcagcacggaCACGGACACAGAGCCCAGTGACTGTGAGGATCACCAACACCACGGCGGGCCCCAGCCTGTGGTGAATTTCAAAGAGGATCTGAAACCCACTTTTGTGTGA